One region of Mucilaginibacter sp. 14171R-50 genomic DNA includes:
- a CDS encoding GNAT family N-acetyltransferase, whose translation MSISEIVYQRELTLNADEFIDVLNRSTLAERRPVDDAERIKDMLQNANLIVTARLDGKLIGLSRALTDFAFCTYLSDLAVDQAYQRSGIGVRLIAETKKHSPKAKLILLAAPAAVNYYPKTGMTNFAHCFLLDDVNDLIIKDK comes from the coding sequence ATGTCCATTTCAGAAATTGTTTACCAGCGCGAACTTACGCTTAACGCGGATGAATTTATTGACGTATTAAACCGCAGCACCCTTGCCGAGCGCCGCCCCGTTGACGATGCCGAACGCATAAAGGATATGCTGCAAAACGCCAACCTGATAGTTACCGCACGGTTGGATGGCAAACTGATTGGTTTATCGCGCGCGCTAACTGATTTTGCTTTTTGCACTTACCTCTCTGACCTTGCCGTAGACCAGGCGTATCAGCGATCGGGGATTGGAGTTAGGTTAATAGCCGAAACCAAAAAGCATTCGCCAAAAGCCAAACTCATATTGCTTGCTGCGCCGGCCGCTGTAAATTATTACCCGAAAACCGGTATGACCAATTTTGCACACTGCTTTCTGCTTGATGATGTAAACGACCTTATTATTAAAGACAAGTAA
- a CDS encoding DUF4038 domain-containing protein: MRKYNLLIVFIAAAQLASAQFSFNMFQTGHCRDTPVYDRINASYNAQPTKPTIDGEPIYEDHPVCFNVNDLGTSSAYDVRKSAYLDLLSGAFGHTYGCHDIWQMYSPKHEPLNGPHMFWYVAVDLPGANQMRYVRRLMESHPLLDRVPDQSVVLENDKPAPGRIQAARGTDYIFVYSASGEPFTVVANKISGNTLNAYWYNPRDGKTRDAGTVSNRRDNKFSPPSNGYGQDWVLVLDDAAKQYQKL; encoded by the coding sequence ATGAGGAAATATAATTTATTGATCGTTTTTATAGCTGCAGCGCAGCTTGCATCGGCACAGTTTAGCTTTAACATGTTCCAGACCGGGCATTGCCGCGATACGCCGGTTTACGACAGGATAAACGCATCGTACAACGCCCAACCAACAAAACCTACTATTGACGGCGAACCCATTTACGAAGACCACCCCGTTTGTTTTAATGTGAACGACTTGGGCACTTCAAGCGCTTACGACGTACGTAAATCAGCCTATTTAGATTTACTTTCGGGGGCTTTTGGACATACTTACGGCTGTCATGACATCTGGCAGATGTATTCGCCCAAGCACGAGCCGCTAAACGGCCCGCACATGTTTTGGTACGTTGCTGTTGATTTGCCGGGCGCCAACCAGATGCGCTATGTACGGAGGTTGATGGAATCGCACCCGTTGCTGGACAGGGTACCCGACCAGTCGGTGGTGCTGGAAAACGACAAGCCCGCGCCCGGGCGTATCCAGGCAGCGCGCGGTACAGATTATATATTTGTTTACTCGGCCAGCGGTGAGCCGTTTACTGTGGTTGCCAATAAAATATCAGGTAACACCTTAAACGCTTACTGGTATAACCCGCGCGATGGTAAAACCCGGGATGCCGGAACAGTTTCAAACCGGCGGGACAATAAATTCAGCCCGCCGTCAAACGGTTACGGGCAAGATTGGGTACTGGTTTTAGATGATGCCGCTAAACAATACCAAAAGCTGTAA
- a CDS encoding TonB-dependent receptor, with translation MKFTSLACFVVCLMCFTAVANNSYGQKFLEQQVTLKFKNQKLTDALEKIAADKKVKFAYADNLLKPTFRVDLNVTNKSIREVLNEVLTPFNLSYKIIDDVVVIGEGPAATTLTGITSQAVQAVKVQGRVVDDTNLPLPGVSVKLKGTNLGTVTDVNGNFVLDVPNTDGTLVFSFIGFTTKEVPLNGQTSVGNIQLVASQSSLNEVVVIGYGTQKRVNVIGAVDQVTSKAIEGKPAVNLTQALQGTSPNLIIQQTSNEPGAYQTINIRGVSTFGDNNPLIVIDGITGGDLNLLNPQDIESVSVLKDAGSAAIYGSRAANGVILVTTKKGSKNAGASLTYNGQGGVQVPHVGYKPVHSYENAILRNEAVVNAGLTPIYTPEQIRQFQTQGDNQWFLDAILKNAVQQSHNLSLSGGNATSTYLVSAGVLDQRSNLVGPDYGLRRYNYRMNMSTEFGRLKLTSILSYARTEIKEHSYNTGTLIVDAGRTPTYYPIKDDQGNYLTNDVLAEFNPLGILEKGGYRRRDNDNIFGNLTAELGITKDLKLKGVFGGTLLSNHMFGRVMQVNYLPKGTYGSDRNTNDDNNKNLYINTQFLAQYTKTFAKDHNVDILLGVANESTDNQSNYLRLKYTDPELGTPITGTIIETSSTATNNNRLETSLNSLFGRASYSFKNKYYGEFDFRIDASSKFAKQNRDAFFPSVTAGYRITEEDFMQNYRDKVGDLKLRASYGILGNQNVGIYQFLNTYGVSTGSYYAFNNLPVSTTDIKFANPDIRWERASTFNVGADATFFKNALTLSVDYFNKITRDILLPPVVPGVFGASLPDYNAGEVQNRGWEVNLNYRLKTGAFNHSFALNVGDTKNKVLKLEGGDQLKGYDEMQIINKVGLPIGSYVGLVRDGYFQNLDDINNGPKPAGLNVQPGDNRYVDVNGDGVIDENDKFVLGNGFPRLTFGFTYNMTFKGFDFNLFLQGVGKRSMFVRGEQVEPFHVNYSQVIYQHQLDYWTPQNPNARYPRLAASGSQSNENNFRRGSDMYLFDGSYLRVKNVQIGYTLPVGVAKTIGMRKVRAYLTGQNVLTFSGMKFIDPESTELGGNVSAGGANSGRSYPLPVYYGFGIDITL, from the coding sequence ATGAAATTTACCTCGCTTGCCTGCTTTGTTGTTTGCCTGATGTGTTTTACAGCGGTTGCAAACAATTCGTATGGCCAGAAATTTTTAGAGCAACAGGTAACGCTTAAGTTTAAAAACCAAAAGCTTACCGATGCGCTTGAGAAGATTGCGGCCGATAAAAAAGTAAAATTTGCTTATGCGGATAATTTACTGAAGCCGACTTTCAGGGTTGATCTTAACGTAACTAACAAAAGCATCAGGGAGGTGCTTAATGAGGTTTTAACTCCGTTTAACCTCAGTTACAAAATTATTGATGATGTTGTGGTTATAGGCGAAGGACCGGCCGCTACAACACTTACAGGTATTACCTCGCAGGCGGTTCAAGCTGTAAAGGTGCAGGGTAGGGTGGTTGACGATACCAACCTGCCTTTACCGGGTGTAAGCGTAAAGCTTAAAGGCACCAACTTAGGCACGGTGACTGATGTTAACGGAAACTTTGTTTTAGACGTTCCAAATACTGATGGCACCCTTGTATTCAGCTTTATTGGCTTTACCACTAAAGAAGTGCCGCTTAACGGGCAAACTTCCGTTGGTAATATCCAGCTGGTGGCCTCACAAAGCTCGCTTAACGAGGTTGTAGTTATTGGTTACGGCACCCAAAAACGTGTCAACGTTATTGGCGCGGTTGACCAGGTAACATCAAAAGCCATTGAAGGCAAGCCCGCAGTAAACCTTACACAGGCCTTACAGGGTACATCGCCTAACTTAATAATACAGCAAACCAGTAACGAGCCCGGCGCTTATCAAACCATTAACATACGCGGTGTAAGTACATTTGGTGATAATAACCCGCTTATTGTAATTGACGGCATAACCGGGGGCGACCTTAACCTGTTAAACCCACAGGATATTGAGAGCGTATCTGTGTTGAAAGACGCCGGTAGCGCTGCAATTTATGGATCGCGTGCGGCAAATGGTGTAATACTGGTTACTACCAAAAAGGGGAGCAAAAACGCAGGAGCATCACTTACATATAATGGCCAGGGTGGCGTGCAGGTTCCGCATGTTGGTTACAAACCGGTACACTCTTACGAGAACGCCATTTTGCGCAACGAGGCGGTAGTAAATGCGGGTTTAACGCCAATTTACACCCCCGAGCAAATACGCCAGTTTCAAACCCAGGGCGATAACCAATGGTTTTTAGATGCTATCTTAAAGAACGCTGTTCAGCAAAGTCATAACCTTAGCCTGTCGGGCGGTAATGCTACATCTACCTACCTGGTATCAGCCGGCGTGCTTGATCAGCGCAGCAACCTGGTTGGCCCCGATTACGGTTTAAGGCGTTACAACTACCGTATGAACATGAGCACCGAGTTTGGCCGTTTAAAACTGACCAGCATTCTTTCATACGCCCGTACCGAGATAAAAGAGCACTCTTATAACACCGGTACGCTGATAGTTGATGCGGGCCGTACACCAACTTATTATCCCATTAAAGACGACCAGGGCAATTATTTAACCAATGATGTACTGGCAGAATTTAACCCGCTTGGTATCCTTGAAAAAGGGGGTTACCGCAGGCGCGATAACGATAATATTTTTGGAAACCTTACAGCCGAACTGGGCATCACTAAAGACCTGAAGTTGAAAGGTGTATTTGGTGGCACATTACTTTCTAACCACATGTTCGGTCGCGTTATGCAGGTTAATTACCTGCCAAAAGGCACGTATGGGTCTGACCGGAACACCAACGATGATAACAACAAAAATCTTTATATCAATACACAGTTCCTGGCGCAATACACCAAAACCTTTGCAAAAGATCATAACGTGGATATATTGTTAGGCGTTGCAAACGAATCGACAGATAACCAGAGCAATTACCTGCGGTTAAAATATACCGATCCTGAACTGGGTACGCCAATTACAGGTACAATTATTGAAACATCATCAACCGCAACAAACAACAACAGGTTAGAAACCAGCCTGAACTCCTTGTTCGGCCGCGCGTCGTACTCATTCAAAAACAAATACTACGGCGAGTTTGACTTCAGGATAGATGCTTCGTCAAAATTCGCAAAGCAAAACCGTGATGCATTTTTCCCATCGGTAACAGCAGGTTACCGCATTACCGAAGAAGACTTTATGCAAAACTACCGCGATAAGGTAGGCGACCTTAAGCTGCGTGCATCATACGGTATATTGGGTAACCAAAACGTTGGTATTTACCAGTTCCTGAATACTTATGGCGTATCAACAGGTTCGTATTATGCGTTTAATAACTTACCGGTAAGCACTACCGATATTAAATTTGCTAACCCTGATATCCGCTGGGAGCGCGCATCCACCTTTAACGTAGGTGCCGATGCAACATTCTTCAAGAACGCACTGACACTTTCTGTTGATTACTTCAACAAAATTACCCGCGATATCTTACTGCCGCCTGTAGTTCCCGGCGTATTTGGCGCATCGCTGCCCGACTATAATGCCGGCGAAGTACAAAACCGTGGCTGGGAAGTTAATCTGAATTATCGCTTAAAAACCGGCGCTTTCAACCACAGCTTTGCGTTGAACGTGGGTGATACCAAAAACAAGGTGTTGAAATTGGAAGGCGGCGACCAGCTAAAAGGTTACGACGAGATGCAGATCATCAACAAAGTTGGTTTACCTATCGGGTCGTACGTTGGTTTGGTTCGCGATGGCTATTTCCAAAATCTTGATGATATCAACAATGGCCCTAAACCGGCAGGCCTTAATGTGCAGCCCGGCGATAACCGGTATGTAGACGTGAATGGCGATGGTGTTATTGACGAGAACGATAAGTTTGTGTTGGGCAACGGTTTTCCGCGCTTAACGTTCGGCTTTACTTATAACATGACGTTCAAAGGTTTCGACTTTAACCTGTTTTTACAGGGTGTTGGCAAACGCAGCATGTTTGTAAGGGGCGAGCAGGTTGAGCCTTTCCACGTTAACTATTCGCAGGTTATTTACCAGCACCAGCTTGATTACTGGACACCGCAAAACCCCAATGCCCGGTACCCGCGCCTTGCGGCAAGTGGCAGCCAGTCTAACGAGAACAATTTCCGCCGGGGCTCTGATATGTACCTGTTTGATGGCTCATACCTAAGGGTTAAAAATGTACAAATAGGTTATACTTTACCCGTAGGTGTGGCCAAAACAATTGGCATGCGCAAAGTTAGGGCATACCTTACCGGGCAAAACGTGCTTACTTTCTCTGGTATGAAGTTTATCGATCCTGAGTCGACAGAATTAGGGGGTAATGTGAGTGCGGGTGGTGCAAACAGCGGCAGGTCGTACCCGTTGCCTGTTTATTATGGTTTTGGTATTGATATAACCCTTTAA
- a CDS encoding FecR family protein → MRKFTFLRKKIQAKDRSLQEKLVTRYFEDLDLNDQDLEAGQSGFNSNDVYNRIIDDIDAMPVKPAGTNKKWMVAASLVAIAASSAFIYQYRTQVLDVISPIAQRQIVTINGQVANLTLADGTKVWLNGGSKLSYPEAFRGDKRQITLTGEAFFEVAHDATKAFIVHTGDIKTQVLGTSFNVKAYPEDKFVKVDVATGKVGVVARAAKTVFLLPSDEVMVDKANHSATTSKGVDVNTLAGWKSGDFNVKNMPLPEVLNAIYHRYNIQVKADANLVKCSITANFTNVSLQNIIKIISKLVRGRAYADGPGYYLKGKGC, encoded by the coding sequence ATGAGAAAGTTTACTTTTCTGAGAAAAAAAATCCAGGCCAAAGACCGCTCTTTGCAGGAAAAACTTGTGACCAGGTATTTCGAGGACCTTGATCTGAACGATCAGGACCTGGAAGCCGGGCAATCAGGTTTTAACAGCAATGACGTATACAACCGCATTATCGACGATATCGATGCCATGCCGGTTAAACCTGCGGGCACAAATAAAAAATGGATGGTTGCTGCCTCATTGGTTGCTATAGCAGCATCTTCTGCGTTCATCTATCAATACCGTACCCAGGTGCTTGACGTGATATCTCCGATAGCGCAACGCCAGATTGTTACAATCAATGGCCAGGTGGCAAACCTAACCCTTGCCGACGGTACAAAAGTATGGCTTAACGGGGGCAGTAAGCTAAGTTACCCCGAAGCTTTCCGCGGCGATAAAAGGCAGATAACCTTAACCGGCGAAGCCTTTTTTGAAGTAGCGCACGATGCAACAAAAGCTTTTATCGTTCATACGGGCGATATTAAAACACAGGTATTAGGCACCAGCTTTAATGTAAAGGCTTACCCCGAAGATAAGTTTGTAAAAGTTGATGTAGCCACCGGAAAGGTTGGTGTGGTTGCACGGGCTGCTAAAACAGTATTCCTGCTGCCATCAGACGAGGTGATGGTAGATAAAGCAAACCACAGCGCAACTACCAGTAAGGGCGTTGATGTAAATACCCTTGCCGGCTGGAAGAGCGGCGACTTTAACGTAAAGAATATGCCGCTGCCCGAAGTATTGAACGCCATATATCATCGGTACAACATACAGGTAAAGGCTGATGCTAACCTTGTAAAATGTTCCATAACAGCCAATTTTACAAATGTATCGCTCCAAAACATCATCAAGATCATCTCGAAACTGGTGAGGGGCAGGGCATACGCCGATGGGCCTGGCTATTATTTAAAAGGCAAGGGCTGCTGA
- a CDS encoding RNA polymerase sigma-70 factor — protein MLPQKEYQMWPDAELLNLLRLDDRKAFETLYKKYSAKVYQAAYNLFRDKAICEDLVQELFIDLWTKRHKLNISSLEWYLKVAIKNRVLMYLRTQRATLDLSAIAMLTEKYTTDSRLLQGDISNILENNVERLPEKCRQIFTLSRKEYLSNKEIASRLNISVKTVENQMTIALRYLRTGLGDYLPMIVAALIILAQS, from the coding sequence ATGCTTCCACAAAAGGAATATCAAATGTGGCCCGATGCAGAGCTTTTAAATCTGCTAAGGCTGGACGACCGTAAGGCGTTTGAAACACTGTACAAAAAATATTCGGCCAAAGTTTACCAGGCAGCGTATAATCTGTTTCGCGACAAGGCCATCTGTGAAGATCTGGTGCAGGAGCTTTTTATCGACCTGTGGACAAAGCGACATAAGCTGAATATCTCTTCGCTGGAGTGGTACCTTAAGGTTGCCATTAAAAACCGTGTGCTGATGTACCTGCGCACCCAGCGGGCCACGCTTGATCTTTCGGCCATTGCCATGCTTACCGAAAAATATACCACGGATAGCAGGCTGCTTCAGGGGGATATCAGCAATATACTCGAAAATAATGTAGAGCGCCTTCCCGAAAAGTGCCGCCAGATATTTACATTAAGCCGTAAGGAATACCTTTCCAATAAAGAGATAGCTTCGCGTTTAAACATCTCGGTAAAAACCGTGGAAAATCAAATGACTATTGCCCTGCGCTACCTGCGCACCGGCCTTGGCGATTACCTGCCCATGATAGTGGCTGCGTTAATTATTTTGGCTCAAAGCTAA
- a CDS encoding MFS transporter: MPTVALGSKAGKWIMVSTIMASAMAFIDATALNVVLPSLQKSLGASGTDLFWILNAYLLMLASLILIGGALGDKLGRKRIFMTGIFIFITGSAACGFAPGVTLLIVFRMLQGIGGALMIPGSLSLISSSINPAERGKAIGTWSAFTTVVTMGGPVLGGAFADAGLWRYIFFINIPIGIAALIILAKQVKEIRGDENKQPPDIAGAIAIALGLAAVTFGFLRIPDVGAGNWQVYITLVGGLVLLTGFVLIEKHSKNPMMPLQLFKNSTFSGANLLTLFLYAGLSTGMLFLSLNMVQVQRYSQLQSGLTFLPFTILMIVVARFAGALADKHGPRSFLIAGPAIAGAGLFLLSFVKQTAGPADYWTTFFPGILVLGLGMSFTVAPLTAAVMGSVSDRFSGAASGVNNALTRVANVFANAILGALAVLLFSGALQGSIKNLKLDDAQEQAVVKQAVNLGNAKAPSEFTGVEKSEINKAYTGSFITAYANVMRISAGLGFLGALMAVMFVKNNAVKPDQ; encoded by the coding sequence ATGCCTACAGTTGCATTGGGAAGTAAAGCCGGTAAATGGATAATGGTATCAACCATTATGGCATCGGCTATGGCCTTTATCGATGCCACGGCGCTAAACGTGGTATTGCCATCGCTGCAAAAAAGCCTTGGCGCCAGCGGCACCGACTTGTTTTGGATCTTAAACGCCTACCTGTTGATGCTGGCTTCGCTGATACTCATTGGAGGGGCGCTGGGCGATAAGCTTGGGCGCAAAAGAATATTCATGACAGGTATTTTTATTTTTATTACGGGCTCTGCAGCCTGCGGCTTTGCACCGGGCGTAACTTTGCTTATCGTATTCAGGATGCTGCAGGGTATTGGCGGGGCACTAATGATACCCGGCAGTTTATCACTTATCTCTTCTTCTATCAACCCGGCCGAGCGCGGCAAAGCCATTGGCACCTGGAGCGCCTTTACCACTGTGGTTACCATGGGCGGCCCCGTTTTAGGCGGCGCCTTTGCCGATGCCGGTTTGTGGCGGTACATTTTTTTTATAAACATACCCATTGGCATAGCCGCCCTTATCATACTGGCTAAGCAGGTTAAAGAGATACGGGGCGACGAAAACAAACAACCCCCTGATATTGCGGGCGCCATTGCCATTGCTTTGGGCCTTGCAGCCGTTACTTTCGGTTTTTTGCGTATACCTGATGTTGGCGCGGGCAATTGGCAGGTGTATATCACGTTGGTTGGCGGCCTGGTTTTATTAACGGGTTTCGTGCTGATCGAAAAACACAGTAAAAACCCCATGATGCCGCTGCAGCTGTTTAAAAATTCAACCTTTAGCGGTGCCAACCTGCTTACACTCTTCCTTTATGCCGGCCTAAGCACAGGCATGCTGTTTCTGAGCTTAAATATGGTACAGGTCCAGCGGTACAGCCAGCTGCAATCGGGCTTAACGTTTTTGCCATTTACCATATTGATGATCGTTGTCGCGCGTTTTGCAGGAGCGCTGGCCGACAAACACGGGCCGCGATCATTCCTTATAGCGGGACCTGCCATCGCAGGTGCCGGGTTGTTTTTGTTGTCCTTTGTGAAACAAACAGCCGGTCCGGCAGATTATTGGACCACTTTTTTTCCAGGAATATTGGTGCTTGGTTTGGGGATGTCGTTTACGGTTGCCCCACTTACTGCGGCGGTTATGGGTTCGGTAAGCGATCGTTTCTCGGGCGCGGCGTCAGGTGTAAACAACGCGCTTACACGTGTAGCCAATGTTTTCGCTAACGCGATATTGGGCGCTTTGGCGGTGCTGTTGTTTTCGGGCGCATTGCAAGGCAGCATCAAAAATTTAAAGCTGGACGATGCGCAGGAACAAGCTGTTGTAAAACAGGCTGTTAACTTAGGAAACGCGAAAGCACCCTCGGAATTTACAGGGGTGGAAAAAAGTGAAATAAACAAGGCATATACCGGCAGTTTTATAACTGCTTATGCCAATGTGATGCGGATATCGGCCGGGCTGGGCTTTTTGGGCGCGCTAATGGCAGTAATGTTCGTTAAAAACAACGCTGTAAAGCCAGACCAATAA
- a CDS encoding PQQ-binding-like beta-propeller repeat protein, whose protein sequence is MKKIIGLPFAAAVFVLLYGCNQKKDYRSWPQYKGSNENIHYSSLTEVDTTNVSRLQVAWTYHTRDADTINHSQIQCNPIVVDGVLYGTTPKMKLFAIDATTGQEKWQFNPFDSLAKDKKMFFIMNNSRGVAYWANGEDKRIYYSAGPYLYAINAITGKTISSFADKGKLDLHDGLDRDVKDLFVTATSPPIMYRNIMVMGTRVDEGAHAAPGHIRAFDVLTGKQVWIFHTIPHPGEPGFESWEDKNAWKYIGGANAWSGFSLDEKRGIVYGCTGSASYDWYGGKRLGNNLYADCLLALDVKTGKLKWHFQDIHHDVWDRDIPTAPALVTIKKDGKSIDAVAVTTKTGFIFTFDRETGKPVYDIVEKPVPTFTDLKGEKLSPTQPYPTAPAPFMRQLVTEQELNPYMPDSSRKAVLAAFKSYRTNHMFNAPTLGGIVEFPGLDGGGEWGGPSYDPETGILYVNANEMAWAISMLTVDTKGAAGETNLLAGQRLYRSYCMTCHGSDRKGAGTVPSLININRKYNALQFDTLIQSGRRMMPAFRQLKPAERKAIASFVLDIGNEQPKSFIDEFGKNDEYYRLPYAMAGYNKFLSKEGYPGIKPPWGTLNAIDLNTGKFVWKRALGNDPEFPHGKEDSGTENYGASVITKGGLLFIAATKDGKFRAFNKRTGKLLWQVTLPAPGYATPSVYEIDGKQYIVIACGGGKMNTKSGDSYVAFALPSK, encoded by the coding sequence ATGAAAAAAATTATTGGGTTGCCCTTTGCGGCTGCCGTTTTTGTATTGCTGTACGGCTGTAACCAAAAAAAGGATTACAGATCCTGGCCGCAATACAAAGGTTCAAATGAAAACATTCATTATTCTTCATTAACGGAGGTAGATACCACAAATGTTAGTCGGCTTCAGGTAGCGTGGACATACCACACCCGTGATGCCGACACCATAAACCATTCGCAGATACAGTGTAACCCTATTGTTGTTGATGGGGTACTGTACGGCACTACGCCAAAAATGAAGTTGTTTGCTATTGATGCCACCACCGGCCAGGAAAAATGGCAGTTTAACCCCTTCGATTCGCTGGCTAAGGACAAAAAAATGTTTTTTATCATGAACAATTCGCGCGGGGTGGCGTACTGGGCCAATGGTGAGGATAAACGGATATATTACAGCGCCGGGCCGTACCTTTATGCCATAAATGCCATAACCGGCAAAACCATCAGCAGCTTTGCCGATAAAGGCAAGCTTGACCTGCACGACGGCCTTGACCGCGACGTAAAAGACCTGTTTGTTACCGCAACCTCGCCGCCTATCATGTACCGTAATATTATGGTAATGGGCACGCGTGTAGACGAGGGCGCGCACGCGGCACCCGGTCACATCCGGGCCTTTGATGTGCTTACCGGCAAACAGGTATGGATATTCCACACCATCCCGCACCCCGGCGAACCGGGTTTCGAATCGTGGGAGGACAAAAACGCCTGGAAATACATCGGCGGTGCAAATGCCTGGTCGGGCTTTAGCCTTGATGAAAAGCGAGGTATTGTTTATGGCTGCACAGGCTCGGCATCGTACGATTGGTATGGCGGAAAACGCCTGGGCAATAACTTGTACGCCGATTGCCTGCTGGCGCTTGATGTAAAAACGGGCAAGCTTAAATGGCATTTTCAGGATATTCATCATGATGTTTGGGACAGGGATATCCCAACTGCGCCGGCATTGGTCACCATAAAAAAAGACGGAAAAAGTATTGATGCTGTTGCCGTTACCACCAAAACAGGTTTTATATTCACTTTCGACAGGGAAACCGGGAAACCCGTTTACGACATTGTAGAAAAACCGGTGCCAACCTTTACCGACCTGAAAGGCGAGAAGCTATCGCCAACACAGCCTTATCCAACTGCACCTGCCCCGTTTATGCGCCAGCTGGTAACCGAGCAGGAACTGAACCCGTATATGCCCGATAGCTCGCGTAAAGCGGTTTTGGCGGCCTTTAAAAGCTACCGTACCAATCATATGTTCAACGCGCCAACGCTTGGTGGAATAGTGGAATTTCCCGGGCTTGACGGAGGCGGCGAATGGGGTGGCCCGTCTTACGACCCCGAAACAGGTATCCTGTACGTTAACGCCAACGAAATGGCCTGGGCAATAAGCATGCTCACCGTTGACACCAAAGGCGCTGCGGGCGAAACCAACCTGCTTGCCGGGCAAAGGCTCTATCGATCGTACTGCATGACCTGCCACGGATCAGACCGCAAAGGAGCGGGTACTGTTCCCTCACTTATCAATATCAACAGAAAATATAATGCCTTGCAGTTTGATACGCTGATACAATCCGGCCGCAGGATGATGCCGGCTTTCAGGCAGCTTAAGCCCGCGGAGCGCAAAGCTATAGCTTCGTTTGTGCTGGATATCGGGAACGAGCAGCCTAAAAGCTTTATTGACGAATTTGGTAAAAACGACGAGTATTACCGCCTGCCGTACGCGATGGCCGGCTACAATAAATTTTTAAGCAAAGAGGGGTATCCCGGTATAAAACCACCCTGGGGCACCCTTAACGCTATCGACCTTAATACGGGTAAATTTGTTTGGAAAAGAGCTTTGGGGAACGATCCTGAATTTCCGCACGGAAAAGAAGATTCGGGTACCGAAAATTATGGTGCATCGGTTATAACCAAAGGCGGGCTGCTGTTTATTGCCGCCACCAAAGATGGTAAGTTCCGCGCTTTCAATAAAAGAACCGGTAAGCTGCTTTGGCAGGTTACATTGCCGGCGCCGGGTTACGCAACACCATCGGTTTACGAAATTGATGGAAAGCAATACATTGTGATAGCCTGTGGCGGCGGTAAAATGAATACAAAGTCGGGCGATAGCTATGTGGCGTTCGCCCTGCCGTCAAAATGA
- a CDS encoding hydroxypyruvate isomerase family protein, which produces MNRSKFLKNSALAASSLLAGNAVLASTTSCNTGAPAAPGKPFNMNYAPHDGMFKNSAGTNFLDQIQFIYDQGFRSIEDNGMSGRPPAEQEKIGNLLAKLGMAMGVFVLDKGGNGANTLAAGKQEHVDIFLKGCRQAVEVSKRCGGKLATVVPGDFARNLPLDIQNANVITALRKGAEILEPHGIVMVLEPLSDTPDLYLRTSAQTYMICKGVNSQSCKILYDMYHMQKNEGNMINNIKLAWDEIAYFQIGDNPGRNEPTTGEVNYKNIFKFLHEKGYKGVLGMEHGNSKPGKEGEQRVIAAYRESDNFL; this is translated from the coding sequence ATGAACAGAAGCAAATTCTTAAAAAACAGCGCGTTGGCAGCAAGTTCGCTTTTAGCCGGTAACGCGGTTTTGGCCAGCACAACAAGTTGCAATACGGGCGCGCCGGCGGCGCCCGGCAAGCCTTTTAACATGAACTATGCACCGCACGATGGCATGTTTAAAAACTCGGCAGGTACAAATTTTTTAGATCAGATACAGTTTATATACGACCAGGGCTTCCGGAGCATCGAGGATAACGGCATGAGCGGCAGACCGCCCGCCGAGCAGGAAAAAATTGGCAACCTGCTGGCAAAGCTGGGTATGGCTATGGGTGTCTTTGTGCTCGACAAAGGTGGTAACGGGGCTAATACACTGGCAGCAGGCAAACAAGAGCATGTTGATATTTTTTTAAAGGGATGCCGGCAGGCGGTTGAGGTATCTAAACGCTGCGGCGGTAAGTTAGCCACCGTTGTACCCGGCGATTTCGCCCGCAACCTGCCCCTCGATATTCAAAACGCGAACGTAATAACTGCCTTACGGAAAGGTGCCGAAATATTGGAGCCGCATGGCATTGTAATGGTGCTTGAGCCTTTAAGCGATACCCCCGATCTGTACCTGCGCACATCCGCGCAAACCTATATGATATGCAAAGGGGTTAACAGCCAAAGCTGCAAAATCCTCTACGATATGTACCACATGCAGAAAAATGAAGGTAATATGATCAACAATATTAAGCTTGCCTGGGACGAGATCGCATACTTCCAGATAGGTGATAACCCCGGCCGTAACGAACCTACCACCGGCGAAGTTAACTACAAGAATATCTTTAAATTCCTGCACGAAAAAGGCTACAAAGGTGTATTAGGCATGGAGCACGGTAACTCAAAACCCGGTAAAGAGGGCGAACAAAGGGTTATTGCTGCTTACAGAGAAAGTGATAACTTTTTGTAG